The genomic window CAGGAAAGAGGCCAGAGAGAAGGGGACCCCGTCGCCGATTGGAACACCGGAATCGACAATAAAAGGGGTAGGATGGCGAAAATCAGCTTGAGTGCGAATGGATTAGGGGAAAAGGCATAATTTGCATGTATCAATTATTGTGTTACGAATGTTCCATGTAGTAGTAATAGTGATCTCTGTTTCACCCATAGATAAAATCAGAGGGAATGTCAAGCCTCATTCTGATTTTGTTCTTTCAGTTTGCCGCTCGCCATCACGACGCGGCATCGCCCGCTTTGTGCTGCGTGGCCGACGGCTCTATCCATCCTGATATTTGCCTATCCGGGATAGCGATGCCACCATATCTTTCCCGGCCCTCACATTTCATACCACATATCGAAAACTCATAAGAAGCATGTCCACCCAATACTGCCAGACATGCTCTTCTACTTTACTGCCCTCCCATCTCGCATTATCCTTTTCACCTACATGCTGTAACAGCCCGATCTGCTCAAGATGTTTAGAAAAGAACCCGAGACTGAGGGAGTATGTCCCTTGTTTGAGATGcggcgatcctagaaaAGCGATGTCAGGTGGTGCTTCCTCACATCAGGATAGGAGATCACAAGGAGGGGAAGTGGTTTTTGATGTGACCGACTCAGGAGTAGAATTGGGCTTGGGCTCGGACGAGCGCAATCGAGCCGAGGAAGACGAGATTGATGCGCTGCCACCTCCTCCTGGATATGATGAGGTTGTGGTTGAGATGGAGCGCATAGGCTTAACTCTATCTACTGGAGCTCCGAGCACCGGTAAAGTTGGGAATAAAATTGGTGACAGCAATGGCAGCTCTGGCTACTCTTCGGAGCCATCCAGGCTTGGATCTTTTGTCCCTACGAAAAATGTCCAAGATGTTCGTCATGTTCAGGAGAAGGCAGTCAACCATACAGGGACGGTACTGGTCATTCATAAAATTCAACGAGGCGATACATTACTTTCGATAGCAAGGAAATACGCTGCGGACGTGAGTTCCTGTGTAATATATCCTTCCCACTGGGAGGACACCTGAACCATATACTTACTCGCAACCTTTCTTGATCTCTCCATTTAGCCGCACGAGATCATATGCCTCAattcccttcctccttcaGCACTTGGCTCTTATCCTCGAATCTTACAAACCCGCAAAACTTTAATTATCTCACAGCGCATCATCCCCAGGATCCCTTCCTCCCAGTCTTCAGGAGAGCATATGGATGTAGGACAAGAAAGgaacgaagaagagattgaggagaggaaaagacAGAGGCAGGAGAAGAGATTTCAACTCTTAACCAAAACTACAGACCCGACAATAGGACGTGCCTATATCGGTGTggaagagattgaggaGAAGAACTTAGGCTCGGGCTTGGATATGAGCCTGAATCCGCGCCATCCACTTGAATGCTCTACTGGTGAAGCTCTCGATTATCCCCACCATCAATCTAACTCAACAGAACAAATTACTGGCGAAATTAAGAGCGCAGTGGGAAAGAGTAAGAAGATGGTGATTCCAGATGAAGGAAATAGGGAGGAAAGAGCACTTGGAAGATTTTGGGACGATGAGTTATGGGAAGCAAAAAATGGGACTTTTTTAGATaaggagaggagaaaaaTTGGCAAGTGGAATGTCGTCGGTGGAGATATCGCCAGAGATTTTACCCCGCTTGGGCTCTCGCCAAAGCCCGTGAAGAACTAAGTCTTGTTGTCGCATCTCTGTGGTATGATTTGTTTGTATCGTTATATGATTATGTCTGTATCATTTGCATTTTGATAAGCATATAGTCATGATTTTGGGTTATTCTGTCTTGTTATAATACAACCAGCATCCCCGGAGtctttctccacttcatGGCATCAACGTCTCAGACGATGACAACTACGACCCAAATAATGGTCCTCTAAGCCACCAACTCGCCGTTTGGCTCACCGCTTGCGTGCATCACAACATCTTCCGCCGAATGATCTTCTGCCATAGCAGTCTCCGGTACCTGTAAAGC from Cryptococcus gattii WM276 chromosome E, complete sequence includes these protein-coding regions:
- a CDS encoding Hypothetical Protein (Similar to TIGR gene model, INSD accession AAW43808.1), whose product is MSTQYCQTCSSTLLPSHLALSFSPTCCNSPICSRCLEKNPRLREYVPCLRCGDPRKAMSGGASSHQDRRSQGGEVVFDVTDSGVELGLGSDERNRAEEDEIDALPPPPGYDEVVVEMERIGLTLSTGAPSTGKVGNKIGDSNGSSGYSSEPSRLGSFVPTKNVQDVRHVQEKAVNHTGTVLVIHKIQRGDTLLSIARKYAADPHEIICLNSLPPSALGSYPRILQTRKTLIISQRIIPRIPSSQSSGEHMDVGQERNEEEIEERKRQRQEKRFQLLTKTTDPTIGRAYIGVEEIEEKNLGSGLDMSLNPRHPLECSTGEALDYPHHQSNSTEQITGEIKSAVGKSKKMVIPDEGNREERALGRFWDDELWEAKNGTFLDKERRKIGKWNVVGGDIARDFTPLGLSPKPVKN